The following proteins are co-located in the Argopecten irradians isolate NY chromosome 9, Ai_NY, whole genome shotgun sequence genome:
- the LOC138332182 gene encoding zinc finger CCHC domain-containing protein 8-like, which yields MAEDMFGDSSLFDEFEKERESSGSFILFKVNEEGEEDKSKILFRMGDSEESESSSDDDSDESENENKVGDADHEETREKSSIRDQVDINDIINGGGYHAKNSQSLDRSTEHKLTHERNKFERYARIIDSTRFTADNKSPACQIIYQNNDFSRKYRTSIEQYIMHLINREEQSRRESLPELTLKSSNLTCLDLNSKLSGKQRNTKMWASHAIIGSSQFHRDFVIDSLGWPLVSGNPSLTDSWEAPKYEQVYTDPLPLSEEEEEDTSKPPRQKQTCFNCCGEHMIADCPEPKDFTRIRKNRDKFRQDSMSQKPSSKRYHLDKSFESESNTFVPGVISEGLMDALGISSRYLPSYIYKMRVLGYPPGWLEEAKVQSSGLILFDGEGNEVDVNGDSMEDGEVSDSVPNKGQIDPEKIIAYPGFTVPVPPDTIDEYEELGAPPLQEHQLKSTLTAQLSGMKRKMEEAEEETQKKRRKKERANLEEMDLSDGEDVKNQSMDSDCFVPPLPLDTPPSKPPPPNSTPPVTPDTVKPKRLPLAGEPPLPLNTPPGKPPIPKETPPPTPEGVALVKQGSEERNSPSLEDLETQYQLLQEKLYEADGDKDAELQVMDSCGPDDDGPTASKDQLSKASSVESGSSSQDFSQSRMSRMSSATSITSFGELGRGSPSSSCPGTPEIGQGTDLTELNFTFKSTTGSISRDFGTPIQNRQGVATGLPDADKFGEGIMDHIPYENLPEATGTFEKMRGLIGRIRTKVSLRKKKS from the exons ATGGCGGAGGATATGTTCGGCGATTCCTCTCTCTTTGACGAATTCGAAAAAGAGCGTGAGTCGTCAGGAAGCTTCATATTGTTTAAGGTCAATGAGGAAGGAGAAGAAGACAAAAGTAAAATTCTGTTTCGCATGGGTGATTCCGAAGAGAGTGAATCATCTTCTGATGACGATTCCGATGAaagtgaaaatgaaaacaaagttGGTGATGCTGATCATGAGGAGACACGCGAGAAATCATCGATTCGTGACCAAGTTGACATTAATGATATTATCAATGGAGGAGGTTATCATGCTAAGAACAGTCAATCTCTCGATAGAAGCACCGAGCATAAGTTGACACACGAAC GCAATAAGTTTGAGAGATATGCAAGAATTATTGATTCCACAAG ATTTACTGCAGACAACAAAAGTCCTGCTTGTCAGATTATTTACCAAAACAATGACTTTTCAAG AAAGTATCGTACTTCTATAGAACAGTACATCATGCACCTGATCAACAGAGAAGAGCAAAGCAGAAGAGAAAGCCTGCCAGAACTAACACTAAAG AGCTCAAATCTAACTTGCTTAgacttgaacagcaagctgagTGGTAAACAACGAAACACAAAAATGTGGGCATCACATgcg ATCATTGGAAGTAGCCAGTTCCATAGAGATTTTGTGATTGACTCCCTGGGATGGCCGCTGGTGTCTGGTAATCCTTCCCTCACGGACAGCTGGGAAGCACCCAA ATATGAACAGGTATACACTGACCCACTACCTTTGtctgaggaggaggaggaggacacCAGTAAACCACCAAG ACAAAAGCAGACATGTTTTAACTGCTGTGGTGAACATATGATAGCAGATTGTCCAGAACCCAAAGATTTCACTCGTATCCGAAAGAATCGGGATAAATTCCGCCAGGACAGTATGTCACAGAAACCTTC gtCCAAACGATATCATCTGGACAAGTCTTTTGAATCAGAAAGTAACACGTTTGTGCCTGGTGTTATAAG TGAAGGCCTGATGGACGCCCTGGGGATCAGCTCCCGTTACCTGCCCtcctatatttataaaatgaggGTACTAGGGTATCCCCCAGGCTGGTTGGAGGAGGCCAAAGTACAGAGCTCAGGGCTGATCTTGTTTGATGGTGAAGGAAACG AGGTGGATGTGAATGGGGACAGTATGGAAGACGGTGAAGTCAGCGACTCAGTACCCAACAAGG GTCAGATAGACCCTGAGAAGATCATCGCCTACCCTGGTTTTACAGTACCTGTACCTCCAGACACCATTGAT GAATATGAAGAGCTTGGAGCACCACCCCTACAGGAACATCAACTTAAGAGTACACTGACTGCCCAACTATCAGGCATG AAAAGGAAAATGGAGGAGGCAGAGGAGGAGACTCagaaaaagagaagaaaaaaggAACGAGCAAACCTAGAGGAGATGGACCTATCTGATGGAGAGGATG ttaaaaacCAGTCAATGGACAGTGATTGTTTCGTTCCACCGTTACCATTAGATACACCGCCCTCCAAGCCTCCACCTCCTAATAGTACACCTCCCGTCACCCCAGATACAGTGAAGCCTAAACGGTTACCCCTCGCTGGGGAACCACCTCTGCCCCTCAACACACCTCCAGGAAAACCCCCTATCCCCAAGGAAACACCACCCCCAACTCCCGAAGGAGTAGCATTGGTCAAACAGGGGTCGGAGGAGCGGAATTCACCATCACTTGAAGATCTGGAGACACAGTATCAGCTACTTCAGGAGAAGTTGTATGAAGCAGACGGCGACAAGGACGCAGAGTTACAGGTTATGGACAGTTGTGGACCAGATGATGATGGTCCCACTGCTTCTAAAGATCAACTCTCAAAAGCAAGTTCTGTCGAGTCTGGAAGCAGCAGTCAGGATTTCTCTCAGAGTCGCATGTCTAGGATGAGTTCGGCAACATCCATTACCTCTTTTGGTGAACTGGGGAGAGGGAGTCCGTCTTCCTCCTGTCCTGGTACCCCAGAAATCGGACAAGGAACTGACTTAACAGAacttaatttcacatttaaatcCACAACTGGATCCATTTCTCGGGACTTTGGTACACCTATACAAAATAGACAGGGTGTGGCCACTGGTCTGCCCGATGCAGACAAATTTGGGGAAGGAATAATGGATCATATTCCATATGAAAATCTCCCAGAGGCTACTGGTACCTTTGAGAAAATGCGTGGACTTATTGGCAGAATTCGTACTAAAGTTAGCCTCCGGAAGAAGAAGTCCTGA